One window of Diabrotica undecimpunctata isolate CICGRU chromosome 8, icDiaUnde3, whole genome shotgun sequence genomic DNA carries:
- the LOC140448967 gene encoding uncharacterized protein has protein sequence MSSLANNIRIRGSYKAKLTSLENFVNILKNATPSSKPEISEVQLRHDSGSNLLVEFDQIQLQIEIATSEDKLQEQVDERDAFENRYFKAISFLKDYINTNTVINTLPPSSTPHVDSLNHLLMPKMKIPVFKGDFEQWLEFKATFTSVVHSNTTLPDIHKFQLLRQSVDGYAKRIVDKIEFSGNYYQTAWDALCMRYDNKKLLVNKHIKAIFNLDSIQKESPKHLRHLLDSVSDSMSSIDSLQITKSSLTDLLLIYIISNKLDKQSYREWKECHIKEELPTLTEFFNFLKVKVDTLEEIQDQSSQKPNNNYSNNSGFNYKHANRDSRGEYQKRVFQVNVAERKSCVLCKGNHLIYSCIEFLKLDTKNRLSKVNNLKLCHNCLRHGHKAAECTLRPCIKCNSKHNSLIHFENSQQHSTDTALKSPLDSSSVNCVQSDEMPPTVTHQFSAQTMNIKHTQVLLSTVVFNVKSNNHELIPCRAILDSGAQTNLIKESFCKKLNMSMIPTNLAISAISNQIPSTSFDIKNFNIPCNIQLSDPLFNESGSIDAIIGAHLFWDLLCDGKINLGKGLPSLQNTKLGWIVNGAVPYETTHAVCHFTRTIAEDEQLKLFWEIDSIQDPIPPSKDDICCEQIFETTTTRSENGHFIVQLSFKFSPELLGESLYTAISRFLLLEKRFSRNRELNDLYKQFIKEYQELGHMVKVNPTVSLHPSRKSYFLPHHGVLKETSLTTKLRVVYDGSCPTTSGWSLNDLQYTGPKIQNDIFDILIRFRQYTYVVSADVSKMYRQVIVHEENRPLQQIVWRDNPTDNIDVYQLTTVTYGQKSAPFLAMRCMRQLAFEHESQFPLAAKSILEDFYVDDLLTGSNNLQELQMRCNDIFKILESGKFILRKWISNNPETILNINCNDISNNVINIGDSDSFKTLGIQWMSQQDILCFKISLTENSNHLFTKRQILSIISKIYDPLGLLSPVILIAKLIIQTLFRLQKPWDEIIPPELNNSWTKLYNQLPCLNKLHIPRPVLGSGHKITSIHCFCDASMHAYASCIYVCSIDPESKYHSHILCSKTKVAPIKSITIPKLELCAALLGSQLIDKVTKSLSILNLPIYMWSDSKIVLSWLKLEPSQLQVFVANRVTKIQSLTSSDSWHCINTKENAADIASRGIFPEFFLESQLWFQGPQFLRQHPDLWPNDSTDEVIELPELKRSVQVSLHSTVQNSWITNFITRFSNLHKMKRVFSYVMRFIRNIKNKTKAPSLLLTVHETNDSFLLLIKLVQAKSFHDEILCLLNDKPLSKKSRLLHLSPILDKGLIKVGGRLMHSTLPENVKTPILLPKFHVLTKLICTHYHVSNLHPGPQLLLSLIRQQYWPISGKVLVKQIVRQCVKCFRVKPPHNCVKMGPLPNERITPAYPFENVGLDYAGPFPLKEKKGRGSKILKCYVCVYVCFVTKAVHLELLTDMTTECFLACFKRFLSRRGIPTNVYSDNGSTFRAASKELNPNVGGLWESAVKQMKFHMKRTLKNINLTYEEFLTLLTQIECILNSRPLFAKSEDPSDLEPITPSHFLTLRPLVSIPEPNLLPIPVNRLSRFQHVQQLHQRFWNRFSKEYISQLHQPYKWHHSSTNNIVPGSLVIIRDTNLPPCRWIMGRIIKLFPGKDGENRVAEIKTSNGLITKSTRHLFPLPIED, from the exons ATGAGTAGCTTAGCCAACAATATAAGAATCAGAGGTTCTTATAAAGCCAAACTAACAAGTTTAGAGAACTTtgtgaatatattaaaaaatgctACACCATCTAGCAAACCTGAAATATCAGAAGTTCAGTTAAGACATGACTCTGGTAGCAATTTGTTAGTTGAATTTGATCAGATCCAACTACAAATTGAGATTGCTACCAGTGAAGATAAACTACAAGAACAAGTTGATGAAAGAGATGCTTTTGAAAATAGGTATTTTAAagcaattagttttttaaaagatTACATTAACACTAATACAGTAATTAATACATTGCCTCCTAGTTCTACACCACATGTAGACTCATTAAATCATCTCTTGATGCCAAAAATGaaaatacctgtttttaaaggTGATTTTGAACAGTGGTTGGAATTCAAAGCCACATTTACCAGTGTAGTTCATTCAAATACCACACTTCCAGATATTCATAAATTTCAACTCTTGAGACAATCTGTGGATGGATATGCCAAACGTATTGTAGATAAAATTGAATTCTCAGGAAATTATTATCAGACTGCATGGGATGCACTCTGTATGCGGtatgataataaaaaattattagtcAATAAACATATTAAAGCCATTTTCAATTTAGATTCCATCCAAAAAGAATCACCTAAACATTTAAGGCATTTATTAGATAGTGTCTCAGATAGCATGTCATCCATTGACAGTTTACAGATTACAAAAAGTAGTTTAACTGAccttttattgatttatattatttcCAATAAATTAGATAAACAAAGTTATAGAGAATGGAAGGAATGTCATATTAAAGAAGAGCTTCCTACTttaactgaattttttaattttctaaaagtaaaagtggaCACTTTGGAAGAAATTCAAGACCAAAGTAGTCAAAAACCTAATAACAATTATAGTAATAattctggttttaattataaacatgcaAACCGTGATAGTCGAGGTGAATATCAAAAAAGAGTTTTCCAAGTTAATGTTGCAGAAAGAAAGTCTTGCGTTTTGTGTAAAGGTAACCATTTAATATATTCATGTATTGAATTCCTAAAATTAGATACAAAAAATAGATTGTCTAAAGTCAATAATTTAAAGTTGTGTCATAATTGTTTGAGACATGGACATAAAGCTGCCGAATGTACTTTAAGACCATGTATAAAATGTAATTCCAAACATAACTcattaatacattttgaaaatagTCAGCAACATTCAACTGACACTGCTTTAAAATCTCCATTAGATTCATCATCAGTTAACTGTGTACAAAGTGATGAGATGCCACCAACGGTAACCCATCAGTTTTCTGCACAAACAATGAATATTAAACATACCCAAGTTCTTTTATCAACAGTGGTTTTTAATGTTAAATCCAATAATCATGAATTAATTCCATGTAGAGCAATTTTAGATAGTGGTGCTCAAacaaacttaataaaagaaagtttttgtaaaaaattaaatatgtccATGATTCCTACTAACCTAGCCATTAGTG CTATTTCAAATCAAATTCCTTCAACCAGttttgatattaaaaactttaatatccCATGCAATATTCAATTATCTGATCCTTTGTTTAATGAATCTGGTAGCATTGATGCTATTATTGGTGCCCACCTATTTTGGGACCTCCTTTGTGATGGAAAAATCAACCTAGGAAAAGGTTTGCCAAGTTTACAAAACACTAAATTGGGTTGGATAGTAAACGGAGCTGTCCCCTATGAGACAACTCATGCAGTGTGTCATTTCACTAGAACTATAGCCGAAGATGAGCAGTTAAAACTATTTTGGGAAATTGATTCAATCCAAGATCCCATaccaccatcaaaagatgatattTGCTGTGAGCAAATATTTGAAACCACCACCACTCGATCAGAAAATGGACACTTTATTGTTCAGCTTTCATTTAAGTTTTCACCTGAATTATTAGGAGAATCCTTATATACAGCAATTAGCAGATTTTTGTTACTAGAAAAAAGATTTTCGAGAAATAGGGAACTTAATGATTTGTATAAACAATTCATTAAGGAATATCAAGAACTAGGACATATGGTTAAAGTTAACCCCACTGTTAGCTTACATCCTTCtagaaaatcatattttttacccCACCATGGAGTACTAAAAGAAACCAGTCTTACCACAAAACTAAGAGTAGTTTATGATGGTTCATGTCCCACTACATCTGGATGGTCTCTTAATGACCTACAGTACACAGGGCCAAAAATCCAAAATGATATTTTTGACATCCTCATTAGATTTCGGCAGTACACATATGTGGTGTCTGCAGACGTGTCAAAAATGTATCGACAAGTAATTGTACATGAAGAGAATAGACCACTACAACAAATTGTCTGGAGAGACAATCCAACAGATAATATTGACGTGTATCAATTAACTACTGTAACCTATGGCCAAAAATCAGCTCCATTCTTGGCAATGAGATGCATGCGTCAGTTAGCCTTTGAACATGAATCTCAGTTTCCTTTAGCTGCAAAATCCATATTAGAAGATTTTTATGTAGATGATCTGTTGACAGGATCAAACAATTTACAAGAGTTACAAATGAGAtgtaatgatatttttaaaattttagagtCTGGAAAATTTATTTTGAGAAAATGGATTTCCAATAATCCTGAAACCATTCTTAACATTAATTGTAATGATATTTCCAACAATGTTATTAACATAGGAGATTCTGATAGTTTTAAAACTCTTGGAATCCAATGGATGAGTCAACAAGATATTCTTTGCTTCAAAATTTCTCTTACTGAAAATTCCAATCATTTATTTACTAAACGCCAAATATTATCTATCATTTCCAAAATTTATGATCCTTTAGGTCTGCTAAGTCCAGTTATATTAATTGCTAAACTAATAATTCAAACTCTATTTCGACTTCAAAAACCATGGGATGAAATAATCCCTCCAGAATTAAATAACAGTTGGACCAAACTGTATAATCAACTACCAtgtctaaataaattacacattcCAAGACCAGTACTTGGATCAGGTCATAAAATTACAAGCATCCATTGCTTTTGTGATGCTTCAATGCATGCTTATGCAAGTTGTATTTATGTATGCAGCATAGATCCAGAaagcaaataccattctcacattCTGTGTTCAAAAACAAAGGTCGCTCCTATCAAATCAATAACAATACCTAAACTTGAATTGTGTGCAGCTTTGTTAGGTTCCCAATTAATTGACAAGGTCACCAAATCTTTATCAATTCTAAATTTGCCGATATACATGTGGTCtgattcaaaaattgtattaAGTTGGCTAAAACTGGAACCTAGCCAGTTACAAGTATTTGTTGCCAACAGGGTAACAAAAATACAATCACTCACCAGTAGTGATAGTTGGCATTGTATCAATACAAAGGAAAATGCCGCAGATATAGCTAGTCGTGGAATCTTTCCTGAATTCTTTCTTGAATCACAACTGTGGTTCCAGGGACCGCAGTTTTTAAGACAGCATCCTGATTTGTGGCCTAATGATTCAACTGATGAAGTAATTGAATTACCAGAGCTTAAACGATCTGTTCAAGTATCACTTCATTCCACTGTTCAGAACAGCTGGATTACTAATTTTATTACCAGATTTTCCAATTTGcataaaatgaaaagagttttttcaTATGTAATgcgttttattagaaatattaaaaataagacaaaagccCCAAGCTTACTTTTAACTGTGCATGAAACCAATGATTCTTTTCTGCTATTGATCAAACTTGTGCAAGCAAAATCCTTTCatgatgaaattttatgtttgttaaatgaTAAACCATTGAGCAAAAAATCCAGATTGCTTCATTTGTCTCCCATATTAGATAAAGGATTAATTAAAGTAGGTGGTAGACTTATGCATTCAACATTGCCAGAAAATGTAAAAACACCAATCCTATTGCCGAAATTTCATGTATTAACCAAGTTAATTTGTACACACTACCATGTCAGTAATTTGCATCCTGGACCACAGCTTCTATTGTCATTAATCAGACAACAATATTGGCCTATTTCTGGCAAGGTATTAGTAAAGCAAATTGTAAGACAATGTGTTAAATGTTTTCGTGTGAAACCTCCTCACAATTGTGTAAAAATGGGACCTTTACCCAATGAACGCATTACTCCAGCCTATCCTTTTGAAAATGTAGGACTTGATTATGCAGGTCCATTTCCACTGAAAGAAAAAAAGGGTCGTggaagtaaaattttaaaatgttatgtttgtgtatatgtttgttttgTAACAAAAGCTGTACATTTGGAATTACTCACTGATATGACAACTGAATGTTTTCTTGCATGTTTTAAGAGATTCTTATCACGAAGAGGAATTCCTACCAATGTTTACTCTGACAATGGTTCAACCTTTAGAGCCGCTAGTAAAGAGTTAAA CCCAAATGTTGGGGGTTTATGGGAATCAGCAGTGAAACAAATGAAGTTTCATATGAAAAGAACGCTtaagaatataaatttgacaTATGAGGAATTTCTCACCTTGCTTACCCAAATTGAATGTATTTTAAATTCGAGACCATTGTTTGCCAAATCAGAAGATCCATCTGACTTGGAACCAATAACTCCTTCCCACTTTTTGACATTACGTCCTTTAGTCTCCATTCCTGAACCAAATCTCTTACCTATCCCAGTGAATCGACTAAGCAGATTTCAACATGTTCAACAGCTGCATCAGAGATTTTGGAACCGCTTTTCCAAAGAATATATCAGCCAGCTACACCAACCCTATAAATGGCACCACAGTTCTACCAACAACATTGTACCCGGATCCTTAGTTATCATCCGTGATACCAATCTACCTCCATGCAGATGGATTATGGGaagaataattaaattatttcctgGTAAAGATGGAGAAAATCGAGTAGCTGAAATCAAAACTTCCAATGGACTCATCACCAAATCTACACGACATTTGTTTCCACTGCCAATAGAAGATTAA